From Arcticibacter tournemirensis, one genomic window encodes:
- a CDS encoding reverse transcriptase/maturase family protein, translated as MRSPQKVLNSLTEHSKLSNYKFERLYRILFNEEMYYIAYENIYAKPGNMTQGSDGQTIDQMSLDRIEKLIGAIKDESYQPHPSRRTYIPKKNGKKRPLGIPSFDDKLVQEVIRMILEAIYEGSFEHTSHGFRPQRSCHTAMLQVSKTFNGAKWFIEGDIKGFFDNINHDVLLNILQERISDDRFIRLMRKFLNAGYVEDWVFHRTYSGTPQGGIISPILANIYLDKLDKYVKEYIQNFDKGNGRKPNRERLECEYDKILALSMLRAEDDVADRKLIGQRIKAIDRRRAMIPSCDEMDSDYRKLKYVRYADDFLIGVIGSLADCKQIKQDITKFLNDKLQLVLSDEKTLITHTEKPAKFLSFDVTVRKSDLTKRDVNGKMKRQLHKKIVIRIPHDTIRKKLLAYEVLDIRLHNGKEQWKPKERMGLVFNDDLEILSKYNSEILGFYNYYSICLNAATVNRFKHIMEYSMYKTFAAKYRTTVPNICRKYMKDGVFTVAYTNSRRETRYRTFYNNGFKRKSEAREAFFDKLPDYYQVRMRTSLIDRLNALTCELCGETSTLEMHHVRKLKDIPKGMEEWKVRMITRKRKTMAVCRECHKKIHYGS; from the coding sequence ATGAGAAGTCCGCAAAAGGTATTAAACAGTTTAACAGAGCATAGCAAACTTTCAAACTATAAGTTCGAAAGGCTCTATCGTATTCTATTCAACGAGGAAATGTATTACATCGCTTACGAAAATATCTACGCAAAGCCAGGTAATATGACCCAGGGGTCAGATGGTCAGACTATCGACCAAATGAGCCTTGACCGAATTGAAAAACTAATTGGTGCAATCAAGGATGAAAGCTACCAGCCCCATCCCTCACGAAGGACGTACATACCCAAGAAAAATGGTAAAAAACGCCCTTTAGGGATACCCTCATTTGATGACAAGTTAGTGCAGGAGGTGATTAGAATGATTCTGGAAGCCATATATGAAGGAAGCTTTGAGCATACTTCACACGGTTTCAGACCCCAAAGAAGTTGCCATACTGCAATGCTACAAGTCAGCAAGACTTTCAACGGAGCCAAATGGTTCATCGAGGGCGATATTAAAGGGTTCTTTGACAACATTAATCATGATGTGTTATTGAACATCTTGCAAGAACGCATCTCGGATGACCGATTTATCAGGCTAATGCGAAAGTTCCTAAATGCGGGGTATGTCGAAGATTGGGTATTTCACAGAACATACAGCGGTACGCCACAGGGCGGCATTATCAGCCCCATATTGGCTAATATCTATCTGGATAAACTGGATAAGTACGTAAAGGAATACATCCAAAACTTTGATAAAGGAAATGGTCGGAAACCAAACCGAGAACGCCTTGAATGTGAATACGATAAGATACTTGCTTTAAGTATGCTCAGAGCCGAAGATGATGTTGCCGACAGAAAGTTAATCGGACAGCGCATTAAAGCGATTGATAGAAGAAGAGCCATGATTCCCAGCTGCGATGAAATGGACAGTGACTACAGAAAACTCAAATACGTGAGATATGCAGACGACTTCCTCATCGGAGTAATCGGCAGTCTTGCTGATTGCAAGCAAATCAAACAGGATATTACTAAGTTCCTGAATGATAAGTTACAGCTTGTATTATCAGATGAAAAGACGCTGATAACCCATACGGAGAAGCCTGCCAAATTCCTTTCATTTGATGTCACTGTACGCAAGTCCGATCTGACCAAAAGGGATGTAAATGGGAAGATGAAACGCCAGTTACACAAGAAAATCGTCATCAGGATTCCTCATGACACAATTAGGAAGAAACTGCTTGCCTATGAGGTCTTAGATATTCGGCTTCACAATGGCAAAGAGCAATGGAAACCGAAAGAGCGCATGGGCTTGGTATTTAACGATGACCTTGAGATACTTAGTAAATACAATTCCGAGATACTTGGCTTTTATAACTACTACTCGATTTGCCTTAATGCTGCTACCGTAAACAGGTTCAAACACATTATGGAGTACAGCATGTACAAGACTTTCGCAGCAAAGTACCGTACAACTGTACCCAACATTTGTAGGAAATACATGAAGGATGGCGTATTTACCGTCGCTTATACCAATAGCAGACGTGAAACCCGATACCGCACATTCTACAACAACGGCTTTAAAAGAAAATCCGAAGCAAGAGAAGCCTTCTTCGACAAACTACCCGATTACTATCAAGTCAGAATGCGGACAAGCCTGATTGACAGGCTGAATGCATTGACTTGTGAACTATGCGGGGAAACATCAACTCTCGAAATGCACCATGTGCGCAAACTGAAAGACATTCCGAAAGGAATGGAAGAATGGAAAGTGCGCATGATTACAAGAAAGAGGAAAACTATGGCAGTATGCCGAGAATGTCACAAGAAGATTCATTATGGAAGTTAA
- a CDS encoding TraG family conjugative transposon ATPase: protein MMPLEKILPLSKVEHNAILSAQGDITITYEAILPEIFTRSSQDYEAIHQTLVKAVRVLPAHSVFCKQDWFTERRYTGRNQRKNISLLEASANRYFEGRPYYDHCCYIFLTKKPEGRKLSGSAYSNILRKSIVPQQMISEALFNDFLDSAARFSRVISDSGFIHLRRLTDDELAGTKEQAGIIEQYMLLTGKDQLPMLKDVHVKNNLRIGDQQCQLFTLADVEDLPSLCASRMTYEPYSTDQTRFSTGFASSLGLLLPCNHIYSQYIFIADGQKTLKELERKRLRLQSLSAYSRENAIARDAVSDYLNEAIAQQRLPVKAHFNVLAWTDRPELLQEVRTMTGAAIARLDATAKLETDGAAQIWFAGVPGNGADFPMNDTFDTFLEQAACFLNTDGNYRSDHEGIRLGERLSGRPVKVDLFDGPMKSGLITNRNLFVCGGSGGGKSMLMNHMLRTLYEQGTHCVVIDIGGSYKGLCDLLNGYYFIYTEENPIRFNPFYLSSGDVLDTEKKESLKTLLVALWKKEDEAYSRSEYVAISNSLTLYYDYLDSNPEIFPCFNSYYEFLQKHYRAILTESKVQDRDFNVEGFLYVLSPYYKGGEFDYLLNARENLDMLNERFIVFELDNVKRAHVKAA from the coding sequence ATGATGCCCTTAGAGAAAATTCTGCCGCTCTCTAAAGTAGAGCATAATGCCATCCTGTCCGCTCAGGGAGACATCACTATTACTTATGAAGCGATCCTCCCGGAGATCTTTACCCGTTCTTCCCAGGATTATGAGGCGATTCATCAAACGCTGGTAAAAGCGGTCCGGGTACTTCCGGCTCATAGTGTCTTCTGTAAACAGGACTGGTTTACAGAAAGGCGGTATACAGGCAGGAATCAGCGCAAAAATATCAGTTTGCTGGAGGCTTCTGCAAACCGGTACTTCGAGGGTCGCCCCTATTACGATCACTGCTGCTATATCTTTCTTACGAAAAAACCGGAAGGAAGAAAACTGTCCGGCTCTGCCTACAGCAATATTCTTCGAAAGTCGATTGTGCCGCAACAGATGATCAGCGAGGCACTTTTTAATGATTTCCTGGACAGCGCAGCACGCTTCTCCCGCGTTATTTCCGACAGCGGCTTCATTCATCTCAGGAGGTTAACCGATGATGAGCTTGCCGGAACAAAGGAACAGGCAGGCATCATCGAGCAATATATGCTGCTGACCGGCAAGGATCAACTGCCAATGCTGAAGGATGTTCACGTGAAAAACAACTTACGGATCGGCGATCAGCAGTGTCAGCTGTTTACGCTGGCTGACGTGGAAGATCTCCCGTCCCTCTGCGCAAGCCGGATGACTTATGAACCCTACAGCACAGATCAGACCAGGTTTAGCACCGGGTTTGCGTCCTCTCTGGGGCTATTGCTTCCTTGTAACCACATTTACAGTCAATACATTTTCATTGCGGATGGTCAAAAGACGCTGAAAGAACTTGAACGTAAAAGGTTACGGTTGCAGTCCTTGTCTGCCTATTCAAGGGAAAATGCCATTGCACGGGATGCGGTGTCCGATTACCTTAATGAAGCAATTGCTCAGCAACGGCTTCCCGTAAAGGCTCACTTTAATGTCCTTGCCTGGACGGACAGACCGGAACTGTTACAGGAAGTGCGAACTATGACAGGAGCCGCTATAGCCAGGCTTGACGCGACGGCGAAGCTTGAAACCGACGGTGCTGCGCAGATCTGGTTTGCCGGCGTTCCGGGAAATGGGGCCGACTTTCCAATGAACGACACCTTTGATACGTTCCTGGAACAAGCTGCATGCTTTTTAAATACCGATGGCAACTATCGGTCTGATCATGAGGGTATCCGGCTCGGGGAACGGCTCTCGGGCAGACCTGTAAAAGTTGATTTATTTGATGGGCCGATGAAATCCGGGCTGATCACCAATCGTAACCTCTTTGTTTGCGGGGGCAGCGGCGGCGGAAAGTCAATGCTCATGAACCACATGCTTCGCACGCTTTACGAACAGGGCACCCATTGCGTGGTGATCGATATCGGAGGAAGTTACAAGGGGCTTTGTGATCTGTTAAATGGATATTACTTTATCTATACCGAAGAAAATCCGATTCGTTTTAACCCTTTCTACCTGTCTTCCGGCGATGTGCTGGATACCGAAAAGAAGGAAAGTTTGAAAACGCTTCTGGTGGCGCTTTGGAAAAAAGAAGATGAGGCCTACTCACGCAGCGAATATGTGGCCATTTCGAATTCCCTGACGCTTTACTACGACTATCTTGACAGCAACCCGGAAATATTTCCCTGCTTTAATAGCTATTATGAATTTCTGCAAAAGCACTACCGGGCGATCCTGACAGAAAGCAAGGTTCAGGACCGGGATTTTAATGTTGAAGGGTTCCTCTATGTCCTTTCACCCTACTATAAAGGCGGTGAGTTCGATTATCTCCTGAACGCGCGGGAAAACCTGGATATGCTGAATGAACGGTTCATTGTGTTTGAGCTGGACAATGTGAAGCGTGCGCACGTAAAGGCAGCATAG
- a CDS encoding DUF4133 domain-containing protein: MATVYQINKGIGKPIEFRGLRGQYIGWLAGGLVFLLIVFALLYISGLSLYIILPLIFGGGAGLVSGVFRLNRRFGEHGLGKYLAKRSLPDYLCIRSRKVFTRLKDRITP, encoded by the coding sequence ATGGCTACCGTATATCAGATCAACAAAGGGATTGGCAAGCCTATTGAGTTCCGGGGGTTGCGCGGGCAGTATATCGGCTGGCTGGCCGGCGGACTGGTTTTTCTGCTGATAGTCTTCGCCCTTCTTTACATTTCCGGGCTTAGCCTCTATATTATCCTGCCTCTGATTTTCGGAGGCGGGGCCGGTCTTGTCTCCGGAGTCTTCCGGCTTAACCGCCGCTTCGGTGAACATGGCCTGGGAAAGTACCTGGCGAAACGCAGTCTGCCGGACTATCTCTGCATCAGATCAAGAAAAGTATTCACCCGGTTAAAAGATAGGATCACGCCATGA
- a CDS encoding DUF4134 domain-containing protein, whose translation MKNHNTLSSKKQTLLNTLLFASALLTNCFFSLSSFAQDGNAGIAEATNKVKGYFDTGCDLMYAIGAVVGIIGAVKVFNKWNAGEPDTNKVAAAWFGSCIFLVVVATVLKSFFGI comes from the coding sequence ATGAAAAATCACAACACCCTTTCGTCTAAGAAACAGACACTATTGAACACCTTACTATTCGCCTCGGCGCTGCTGACAAATTGCTTCTTTTCCCTGAGTTCATTCGCCCAGGACGGCAATGCCGGTATAGCCGAAGCAACCAATAAAGTTAAAGGCTATTTCGACACAGGCTGCGATCTGATGTACGCCATCGGTGCGGTCGTGGGTATCATCGGTGCCGTGAAAGTATTTAACAAATGGAATGCGGGAGAGCCGGACACCAACAAGGTTGCAGCCGCCTGGTTCGGCTCCTGTATCTTTCTGGTCGTAGTAGCCACAGTTCTCAAATCCTTCTTCGGCATTTAA